A window from Cytobacillus sp. FSL H8-0458 encodes these proteins:
- a CDS encoding DUF1028 domain-containing protein: MTFSIIGYDPKEKEWGIAVQSKFLGVGAVVPFAKEGIGAVATQSYANTSYGPRALQLMEEGKTAEEALDIITKDDPEKELRQVGLLDSMGNPATFTGEGCYNWAGGITGPHFAAQGNILVDEKTVEAMGQTFISTDGTLAERLLAALNAGQAAGGDSRGQQSAALLVVKEAGGYGGFNDRYIDLRVDDHPEPIADLIRIYHLQQLYFAPSKAERIRAIEGELKEELVRELTRLDYLKIGQGDEQLLKALTAFIHTENFEAREQEAGKIDLDVLAYMKKK; this comes from the coding sequence ATGACATTTTCCATAATCGGATATGATCCGAAAGAGAAAGAATGGGGAATCGCGGTTCAATCGAAATTTCTCGGGGTTGGTGCAGTAGTGCCCTTTGCAAAAGAGGGTATTGGAGCAGTTGCGACTCAGTCATACGCCAATACTTCATATGGACCGCGTGCGTTGCAATTGATGGAAGAGGGGAAAACTGCCGAGGAAGCACTTGATATCATTACTAAAGATGATCCCGAAAAAGAGCTCCGCCAGGTCGGACTGCTGGATAGCATGGGAAACCCGGCAACGTTCACAGGGGAAGGCTGCTATAATTGGGCTGGAGGCATTACAGGTCCTCACTTTGCCGCTCAGGGCAATATCCTGGTGGATGAAAAAACGGTTGAGGCAATGGGCCAGACGTTTATCAGTACTGACGGCACTTTGGCTGAGCGCCTGCTCGCTGCCTTAAATGCCGGTCAGGCAGCCGGCGGTGACAGCCGGGGCCAGCAATCCGCAGCTCTTCTTGTAGTGAAAGAAGCCGGCGGATACGGAGGATTTAATGACCGCTACATCGACTTGCGGGTCGATGACCATCCGGAGCCGATTGCTGACCTGATTCGGATTTATCATCTGCAGCAGCTCTATTTTGCTCCGTCAAAGGCTGAACGGATTAGGGCAATTGAAGGTGAGTTAAAAGAGGAGCTTGTCCGGGAATTAACTCGGCTCGATTATTTAAAGATCGGTCAGGGTGATGAACAGCTATTGAAAGCATTAACTGCCTTCATACATACCGAAAACTTCGAAGCCCGCGAGCAGGAAGCGGGGAAGATTGATTTGGATGTTTTGGCATATATGAAAAAGAAATGA
- a CDS encoding chromate transporter, which yields MIYVQIFLAFFIPGILGYGGGPASIPLVENEVVDHYGWLTTNEFSEMLAMGNALPGPIATKMAGYIGYEQGGILGAIVGVFATVAPSLILMIALLGLLMKYKESPRVKRMTTYIRPVIAVLLGIMTYDFFFSAYEGAGIWQTLFIGLVSFFLMERLKVHPAYVIAGALVYGGLVLG from the coding sequence ATGATTTACGTTCAGATATTCTTGGCATTCTTTATTCCGGGGATTCTTGGATACGGCGGGGGACCGGCATCCATTCCGCTGGTTGAGAATGAAGTGGTCGACCATTATGGCTGGCTCACAACAAATGAATTCAGTGAAATGCTGGCGATGGGCAATGCTCTGCCCGGCCCGATTGCCACAAAAATGGCCGGTTATATCGGATATGAACAGGGAGGAATCCTCGGAGCCATCGTGGGGGTATTCGCCACTGTAGCTCCATCGCTGATTCTGATGATCGCGCTCCTCGGACTTCTTATGAAATATAAGGAATCGCCGCGTGTGAAGCGCATGACTACTTATATCCGGCCGGTGATAGCGGTCCTGCTTGGCATTATGACGTATGACTTCTTTTTCTCTGCATATGAAGGTGCGGGAATCTGGCAGACACTTTTCATCGGGCTGGTTAGCTTCTTTTTAATGGAAAGGCTTAAGGTTCATCCGGCTTATGTTATCGCTGGAGCGCTCGTTTACGGAGGACTTGTTTTAGGATAG
- a CDS encoding chromate transporter, which produces MKQADIFMAFFRVGILGYGGGPSSIPLVHKEVVDKYKWMDTDEFGDVLALGNALPGPIATKMAGYIGYRVGGILGMVTALAATMVPTIFLMIILLTALNTFKDQPWVAGMTKAVVPVVAVMLATLTWDFIKKSSKSSLGWGWTLLFTAVSLVLLEFVNIHPAIIIFVLLTAALLKKDKADKNEAKKERNLA; this is translated from the coding sequence ATGAAGCAGGCTGACATCTTTATGGCTTTTTTTAGAGTAGGAATCCTCGGCTATGGCGGCGGCCCGTCGTCGATTCCGCTTGTCCATAAAGAGGTTGTTGATAAATATAAATGGATGGATACGGATGAATTCGGCGATGTGCTGGCGCTGGGCAATGCACTCCCTGGCCCGATTGCCACAAAAATGGCCGGCTATATAGGTTATCGTGTTGGCGGCATTCTTGGCATGGTCACTGCACTTGCAGCAACAATGGTACCAACAATTTTCCTTATGATTATTCTTCTTACTGCATTAAATACATTTAAAGACCAGCCATGGGTAGCCGGCATGACAAAGGCAGTCGTCCCAGTTGTGGCCGTGATGCTGGCAACACTCACTTGGGACTTTATTAAAAAGTCATCGAAATCGTCACTCGGCTGGGGCTGGACACTCCTTTTTACAGCCGTAAGCTTAGTTCTTCTTGAATTCGTTAATATTCATCCTGCGATTATCATATTTGTGTTGCTGACAGCGGCTCTCCTGAAAAAAGATAAAGCGGATAAAAATGAGGCAAAAAAGGAGAGGAATCTCGCATGA
- a CDS encoding gamma-glutamyltransferase family protein has product MNFDFHSHPYPSQRTTVMASNGMVATSQPLAAQAGLDMMKKGGNAIDAAIATAAALTVVEPTSNGIGGDAFALVWTKGELHGLNASGPAPKSISLEALKERGIEKMPMHGWMPVTVPGAPSAWAELSRRFGRLPLKEVLQPAIDYAEKGYPLTPILGKYWQYAYKKFKQILTDDEFQHWFETFAPDGRAPEIGEVWRSEGHAATLRAIGETDGESFYRGEIAEKIDAFSKKYNAFLSKEDLADYKAEWVAPIKVNYRGYDVWEIPPNGQGLVALLGLNIAKGFDFGDKETADTYHKQIEAMKLAFTDGKAFITDPAEMRVTVEELLSEEYGESRRSEIAEEAVTPEPYQPPRGGTVYLAAADSEGNMVSFIQSNYMGFGSGLVVPGTGIALQNRGHDFSLDPEHHNALKPGKKTYHTIIPGFLTKDGEAIGPFGVMGGYMQPQGHMQVVMNTVDFHLNPQAALDAPRWQWIEGKKVQVEPHFPNHIAQALVRKGHQIEVTVDTGGFGRGQIIWRDPKTGVLLGGTEARTDGSIAAW; this is encoded by the coding sequence ATGAACTTTGATTTCCACAGCCACCCATACCCATCACAGCGGACGACCGTGATGGCGAGTAACGGCATGGTGGCTACTTCCCAGCCGCTTGCAGCACAGGCTGGATTAGATATGATGAAAAAAGGCGGAAATGCCATAGATGCAGCGATTGCAACAGCCGCTGCTCTTACGGTCGTTGAACCGACATCAAACGGAATCGGCGGCGACGCATTTGCACTCGTCTGGACGAAAGGGGAACTGCATGGATTGAATGCAAGCGGCCCTGCACCAAAGTCCATTAGCTTAGAAGCTTTAAAGGAAAGAGGCATCGAAAAAATGCCGATGCACGGCTGGATGCCGGTTACGGTGCCTGGTGCTCCATCTGCGTGGGCTGAGCTTTCCAGGCGATTCGGCAGGCTTCCGTTAAAAGAAGTCCTTCAGCCCGCTATTGATTATGCGGAAAAAGGTTATCCGTTAACACCGATCCTCGGCAAGTACTGGCAGTATGCGTATAAAAAGTTCAAACAGATTCTGACGGACGATGAATTCCAGCATTGGTTTGAAACCTTTGCTCCGGATGGACGGGCTCCTGAAATTGGCGAGGTCTGGCGTTCTGAAGGCCATGCAGCCACTTTAAGAGCCATTGGCGAAACAGACGGCGAAAGCTTTTACCGCGGGGAGATCGCTGAAAAAATTGATGCTTTTTCAAAAAAATACAATGCCTTTTTATCAAAAGAAGATCTTGCTGATTACAAGGCGGAATGGGTAGCTCCCATCAAAGTAAACTACCGCGGCTATGATGTATGGGAAATCCCGCCGAACGGCCAGGGGCTTGTAGCTCTCTTAGGGTTAAATATCGCTAAAGGCTTTGATTTCGGAGATAAAGAAACAGCTGACACCTATCACAAACAAATTGAAGCGATGAAGTTAGCTTTTACTGACGGGAAGGCATTTATTACAGATCCGGCGGAAATGAGAGTGACAGTGGAAGAATTGCTTTCAGAGGAGTACGGTGAATCCCGCCGCAGCGAAATTGCCGAGGAGGCCGTAACACCTGAGCCATATCAGCCGCCGCGCGGAGGTACTGTTTATCTTGCGGCAGCTGACAGCGAAGGCAATATGGTTTCCTTCATCCAAAGCAATTATATGGGATTCGGCTCAGGGCTTGTTGTTCCGGGCACAGGCATTGCCCTTCAGAATCGCGGTCACGATTTCTCGCTTGATCCGGAGCACCATAATGCACTGAAGCCGGGCAAGAAAACATATCACACAATTATTCCTGGATTCCTGACAAAAGACGGAGAAGCGATTGGACCGTTCGGTGTGATGGGCGGCTATATGCAGCCGCAGGGGCATATGCAGGTGGTCATGAATACGGTGGACTTCCACTTGAACCCGCAGGCAGCCCTTGATGCGCCAAGATGGCAGTGGATTGAAGGAAAAAAGGTTCAGGTGGAGCCTCATTTCCCTAATCACATTGCGCAGGCACTGGTGCGCAAAGGACATCAAATTGAGGTAACCGTTGATACAGGCGGATTTGGCCGAGGCCAGATTATCTGGCGTGATCCTAAAACAGGCGTGCTTTTGGGAGGAACCGAAGCGCGAACTGACGGATCGATTGCAGCCTGGTAA
- a CDS encoding sporulation protein, whose product MILRKYMSMLGIGSAKIDLQLPKLQYTPGENVSGIFLIEGGTIEQQIKRIECDLVMTSPENEKEEVIGTATILSTKVIESEETNKMDFNFQLPEDIPCSAPDRIFQFKTRLIFNEGVKSADLDKITIIQ is encoded by the coding sequence TTGATTTTACGAAAATACATGTCAATGCTTGGAATAGGCTCTGCGAAAATTGATCTGCAGCTGCCAAAGCTTCAATATACACCGGGAGAAAATGTGAGCGGAATCTTCCTAATTGAAGGAGGAACCATTGAACAGCAGATTAAGCGGATTGAGTGTGACCTGGTCATGACATCACCTGAGAATGAGAAGGAGGAAGTGATCGGGACAGCGACCATTCTGTCCACCAAAGTCATTGAATCAGAAGAAACCAACAAAATGGACTTTAACTTCCAGCTGCCTGAAGACATTCCCTGCTCTGCGCCTGATCGGATTTTTCAATTTAAAACAAGATTGATTTTTAACGAAGGCGTTAAAAGCGCTGATCTGGATAAAATTACGATAATTCAATAA
- a CDS encoding YkvA family protein, whose amino-acid sequence MKFLKRIKFVFKFWKFLPFLRDYFLSKEVSAGKKLFPVAAGLLYILLPLDLVPDFLSIFGFTDDIVITSFVLQQMVKMAPESLKEKYKVLEE is encoded by the coding sequence ATGAAGTTTCTCAAACGCATCAAATTTGTATTTAAATTTTGGAAGTTTCTGCCCTTCCTGAGGGATTACTTTCTCTCAAAGGAAGTATCAGCCGGCAAAAAGCTCTTTCCTGTTGCAGCCGGACTTCTCTATATCCTTTTGCCGCTCGACCTTGTTCCAGACTTCCTGTCGATCTTCGGATTTACGGATGATATTGTCATTACATCGTTTGTCCTTCAGCAGATGGTGAAGATGGCTCCGGAGTCATTGAAGGAGAAATATAAGGTTCTTGAGGAGTGA
- a CDS encoding BMP family lipoprotein, with protein sequence MKKLLPFLLMFSLLLAACSASEQSTNQHKEYKIGILLSDTGLGDESFNDSAFRGLEKARDELGILFDYKEAPDGNFEKPLEELVKEDHDLIIGLGFTAQEALEKTAKKYPDKQFLLIDAVSELDNVVSLTFKEHEGSFLVGMLAAMTSKTGKLGFIGGVDVPVIHHFENGFVQGAKHFNPKIEVLTEYAGSFGDAALGGKIAEKQIAAGADFIYPAAGFTGFGALKKAEEEGVLAGGVDSDQYFVAEKAVATSMVKNIDIAVFNLAKELTENGKIEASSYEWGLAENGVGLSEIRVISLTEEQKAALKKAADDIIAGKITVKAE encoded by the coding sequence TTGAAAAAACTATTACCCTTCCTGCTGATGTTCAGCTTACTTCTGGCAGCCTGCTCTGCCTCTGAACAAAGCACAAACCAGCATAAAGAATATAAAATTGGCATTCTATTATCGGACACCGGACTTGGAGATGAGTCTTTTAACGACTCTGCATTCCGGGGCCTGGAAAAAGCACGTGATGAGCTGGGCATTCTGTTTGATTACAAAGAAGCGCCTGACGGAAATTTTGAAAAGCCGCTTGAAGAGCTGGTCAAAGAAGATCATGACCTGATCATCGGTCTGGGTTTCACAGCACAGGAAGCACTTGAAAAAACGGCGAAGAAATATCCTGACAAGCAATTTTTGCTGATTGATGCTGTATCCGAGCTTGATAATGTTGTTTCACTTACGTTTAAGGAGCATGAAGGCAGCTTCCTTGTCGGAATGCTCGCGGCTATGACAAGCAAAACAGGCAAGCTGGGTTTTATCGGCGGTGTTGATGTGCCTGTCATCCACCATTTTGAAAATGGATTTGTGCAAGGAGCTAAGCATTTCAACCCGAAAATTGAAGTTCTGACTGAATACGCCGGAAGTTTTGGAGATGCCGCTCTCGGCGGGAAAATTGCCGAGAAGCAAATTGCTGCAGGTGCAGATTTTATCTACCCTGCTGCCGGTTTCACCGGTTTTGGCGCACTGAAAAAAGCCGAAGAAGAAGGTGTGCTTGCCGGCGGTGTCGATTCCGACCAATATTTTGTTGCAGAAAAAGCCGTTGCCACATCGATGGTCAAAAACATCGATATTGCTGTTTTTAACCTGGCGAAGGAATTGACGGAAAACGGAAAAATCGAAGCTTCCTCCTATGAATGGGGACTGGCAGAAAACGGTGTCGGCCTTTCTGAGATCCGCGTAATTTCCTTAACAGAGGAACAGAAAGCGGCATTAAAAAAAGCAGCCGACGACATAATCGCTGGAAAAATCACAGTAAAAGCTGAATAA